In a single window of the Dryobates pubescens isolate bDryPub1 chromosome Z, bDryPub1.pri, whole genome shotgun sequence genome:
- the TOMM5 gene encoding mitochondrial import receptor subunit TOM5 homolog — protein MFRIEGLGPKMDPEELKRKMRRDVLTSVRNFLIYVALLRITPFILKKLDSI, from the exons ATGTTCCGCATCGAGGGGCTGGGGCCCAAGATGGACCCGGAGGAGCTGAAGCGAAAGATGCGCCGCGATGTCCTCACCTCTGTCCGCAATTTCCTCATCTACGTCGCGCTGCTGCGGATCA CTCCTTTCATTCTGAAGAAGCTGGACAGTATATGA
- the EMC4 gene encoding ER membrane protein complex subunit 4, producing the protein MAAAAAAVRGRRFKWSLELAAAPGGRPRGAAEGRGPLGFAERQLGEGGVHESDKILMEKRCWDVALAPLKQIPMNLFIMYMAGNTISIFPAMMVCMMGWRPLQALMSLSATLKALESSSRRALQGLVFLVGNGLGLALALYKCQAMGLLPTRPSDWLAFVAPPQRMEFTGGGLIL; encoded by the exons atggcggcagcggcggcggccgtGCGGGGTCGGCGTTTTAAGTGGTCGCTGGAGCTGGCGGCGGCACCAGGGGGGCG GCCCCGCGGAGCCGCCGAGGGCCGCGGGCCTCTGGGGTTCGCCGAGCGGCAGCTGGGGGAAGGCGGCGTCCACGAGAGCGACAAAATCCTGATGGAGAAG CGCTGCTGGGACGTGGCACTGGCACCGCTGAAGCAGATTCCCATGAATCTGTTCATCATGTACATGGCCGGCAACACCATATCCATCTTCCCTGCCATGATGGTCTGCATGATGGGCTGGCGTCCACTCCAGGCTCTCATGTCCCTCTCCGCCA CACTGAAGGCACTGGAGAGCTCGAGCAGGCGGGCACTGCAGGGACTGGTGTTCCTGGTGGGCaatgggctggggctggcgcTGGCCCTCTACAAGTGCCAGGccatggggctgctgcccacccGCCCCTCTGACTGGCTGGCCTTCGTTGCCCCCCCACAG CGGATGGAGTTCACTGGGGGGGGCCTGATCCTGTGA